The Montipora foliosa isolate CH-2021 chromosome 6, ASM3666993v2, whole genome shotgun sequence genome includes the window GGCACACAATCCGAATGAGATTGATGTCAAAGCCATGGTCTCAGCTTCGTGGTAGTTCTCTGCCTCTCGTGTCTTTACTCCCCGACGTCCTGCCTTTCGACCCTACGAAATAAAAGATATGATCTTCAAGACTTCCCCCTAAATGTAATGATAGAATTAGGTGCGGGAGGGGGAAACGGAGGTGAGCTAGAATCCTTCAGGAAGAGGAAATGTACTGTCCTTTTTTATTAGCGAGTGATTCACAATTATCAGATTTCAGCATCTAAGTTCAATTCGTGATTTTTTGAGACCCCTTGTTTTAAAAATTGCCAATTCACAAATTATAAGCCACATAATCCCAAAGTTACTTTAAGAGTTTTCAAGCGAATTTCTGGCATTCTATCATGATTACGCGGCCACCACTAATACCCGGTCACTGCCgttgttagagcggttttcaaatgagtgtcgtaaaaccaaagccaaagtaattactttggccaatcaaaaaggattgaaacaatccagtaaaccaatcaaaactcgaagtaattacacgtagccgacacaaagcgcgggaaaatgtgcacgggcGAGACACagttggtttttgtttcacttctgattggttgaaaaagtggcgcgagaactttgagccaattactgagtgaagtaatgcaaaacaaagtaattcactaattactttcgacactcaattgaaaaccactctaataaaAATGATGCCGAAGATTTCGCACTTACCAATATCCAGAAAACGATCGATATGATTCCAATGGGGAAGAGGGTGATCAAAGAGGTCATAACAAGTGCTGTGCGCACACCGTTGGTGAAAAGTAATTTCTTCTGAGCTtcctaaaaagaaaagaaactatttgTGTTAGAGATTTGACATCACCTACTCTTATTCTTGGTTTCCAAATGACGTCGAAGCTGCCATGTTGGTATCCTTAAGGTCTGATCGTCATTAGAAACGCCAGCATAAGCTCAAGAAACATGCGCGGGTGGCTACAGACAAATTTGGCGCAAGGTATCAGAGAATCTGACGCATAAGTTTTTAATTTACCTTTTTTTGTGTAGGCTAACGAGTCTATCAGAAAAGAATATTACTAGTAAGCTGTTAAAAACTCTAACCCTGCCAAGTCGATGAACGTTTTTGCCCATTTCATTGGTTTAGCTCTGTATGATAGATAGAACTTCTACTTTTCGTATATAAAACGCACTTCAaagatacatttctttcattagaacattgcaccggcatcgcagaggtcatgggtttgaatcccgttgaaaccccttgaatttttcaggtgtctaaagtgaaaattgcttaaattgtccagataagggCGAAGATCACCTCTGTCTTCCTTTGAACCCAATTTAATAGCGTAGCTTCCACGACTCCTGTAGCTCAGTGATAGCACCCGAACTAGtggaagaaaatatggtaagccATCTGTACGAGAAAATacttggttttggtcaccgtatcaccgtacgtccacccctccatgtatgccaatttGTGGTGCAAACCCCATTTTTTGACGGGAACATATTtggatattggacatcaatgttatggttaattgacaactgtcaaaacaaggtatccgctgacctgtatcacatgaccataccTCGGGTTCAAGTTTAAAGCTGCGAAGTCAGCTGTTTCTTcaaagttgaccgctgatcaCATGCTGGTTTTCGAATAAATCGCAGggtcaagccaggttaacttattgtaagaataaattacACGGTAGCACCGCTTTtaggcttagctaaatctatatattaatcgGATTGCCGTGTGTTTCAATCCTGCGAAGTAAACATAGCACGCTGATTTTTACAAGCACTGATCTCAGGTCAAAAtcgaaaattttttttaaatatccctATTCTTGATTTCTATAATGAAATTCTTGCTTGTTTACGCGATATTTACCTCGTATTCAGGGTCATCTTCAAACTTCATTTGCTCCATGATGTCTCGTTTAAAAGAATCTTTCCTAAAATACAATCACTCAGATAAGAACTATTCTTGTATCAAACGaaacctcccaccaatgtggcccgggatcgattcccggattcgacgccatatgtggcttgagtttattggttctctactctgctccgagcggctactccggttttcccctttcctaaaaaaccaacaatcgatttgatttgttccgatttcagttgatttgtagtctccccaattagtagggCCCTCGTGCTTggataaataaccttgagacttaaaataaagttattattattattattattattattattattattattattattattattattattattattattattattgttattattattattatctcaaAAATCAACTCATCGTCTGCTTATCGTCTATTTGTGGGTGTGGAGATGTTCTAGATCTAGACCACGTCATGGTGTGCAGGCGTGGAGGCTTTATTATTCCAAGACATAATGAGCTGCGTGATTTGGAAGCCGCAATGCTAAAGGTGCTATGACATGACGTCCAAATTGAGCCGGTACTTCAGGAGATAAACGGAGAAGTGCTGACACCCGGTACGAAAAAAGGACCGGATGCCCGGCTCGACATTCAGGGTCGTGGTTTCAGGGGGATGCAAGGTTCTGCCTTTTTTGATGCTAGGGTTTGTTACCCGAATGCAGAGTCATAGAAAGGCTTCCCGCAAAACAAATCTACCACCAGCATGAGAATGAGAAGAAGAGAATATACGCCAACGGGGTTCTAGAAGTTGAACAAGGCTCCTTTAATACCACCGGAGGAAAGGTCGAAGAATGCAAGAGGTATCACAGTAGACTGGCTGAACTTTTATCAACCAATGTCATGGATTCGAGCCAGTCTCATTTGCCCTCCTGAGGTCTGCCCTGCTATGCTTGAGAGTTTCAAGTTAAGCGGGAAGGGCTCCGCCGGAACATTACAGATAACGACTTTGAAATCAATAAGTAACTTGCGAGATTTCAGGATTAGAACTTTTTAATATTCGGCACATTTAGGATTAGTAGAGGTACTAGCGAGAGGAACTAGCGAGATTTTAGCGCTTTAGTATAATTATTCATGCGCAGTAAGcgcatgaggtataaaatgccctccgtttcttgttttccgtgtgacattagtgcatggaaatttatgcttgcatacatttacatacatgactgtaactttacgtggggggggggggtaggggattattaaaaaaaataatagctGCTGAAAAGCGTATTGTTGAGtaagaagacttgaaaagaagtattagagtcttaaaatgtatctatgcttggaatatcagtccattttgcatgacaaagtaacagtgcgtgtttgaagaaatcaaccacCCCCCCATAAGTACAATTTCCACaattccacctcacgagaatGCCAGGAGAAAACGTTTTGGCGAGCGGAGCGGGATTTTTTCGTACGCGAATCTacacgagacgaaggacttttgcaAGTCTAGCCCTTATTAAAAGatgtttcattttctcttggatgtgcatggtcgcgccCGAATCATCGCATCTTGACTGCACGTGTCCATCcgttcaaactttgtgattgtagtcgCGGTCGCATTCTTGTTTACgtacggatcgagctgttagaataatctttttcgattgtggagccaaaggtaagttgttgacattaaagacaaaattatatatttttttctaatttgttttacaaataaacactttgcacgagagcggggatcgacataaaggtCAGGCAaactgataaataaataaataaatataaataaaacaaagaaatctgCTGTTGTCAGAACTCTCAAGAATAACAACAATACTGAAATATCAGATGACTCtagaagaaatatattttaaaacaattatacATGTACCTAGCATTACTTATGGAATATCAGTATGGGGAAACTGTTCCCAATCATTACTTAATAGTTTAGATCATATTCATGCTCGTGCATGTCGTATAATTAATTGATCGTCTCCCTTCTTCACAAGAAAGTAGCTCATGTTTGCTTCAGTGTAATTGGCTTCCTAtcaattatttatataaaagACGTATATTACTTAAGATGCATCAAATTTTTGTAGGGGCTGCCCCCAGCCAAATTTTGGATATGTTTTCAATATCATCCAGATCAAGAagattttgtaatcaatttaATATTATTAGGGTAAAGTCTGAACTTGGAAGAAGTTCTTTCCAATATAGAGGCCCAAATATCTGGAACTTTATAAATAGAAAAGTTAAACTAGGTAATGTTAGCAAAGAAGGGTTTAAAGCAATACTTAGAAAGCACTCAAAAGACATTCTTAATTTTTCATTCAATAAGGAAGatattgtaatttcaaacaagaatgaagactttatttattattaatattacttATTCATCGAGTCCACTATTAtggttatttattattatttattatctatTTTAATCTATACCTGATTACAGAAGTACTGTTACGGGGTATGTAGAGAGATGGGGTACACTCTTTAGTGTCTCCCTTAGATGTCTTATCCTATCCTTATGGCAGCTTTTTTGTAATTGGGCATATGgagtaattgtaattgtaattgtaattgtctTAGTCtatatttcattttatatattcTAAATAGTTTTacatagcaggtccacatcagctgatagCTGCCGATGCAACTattactttgtaatttttgtaattttaacctgctttatcaaataaagaattgattgattgattgattgatctccATCAACAAGCCAGTCATCCcctagtgatctttgagaacctttagttagagcagctttgagtgaaactgaaaaaaacggatccgacttttagcaatctgagCTGTTCTAAATCAAAGTGGGGAATTGTTTCACAACACAGACTAGTCGTTgatatgcattctgtttatttggtggcaaaggaatttagaggatgcttcaatgggaaattctggttttctgtcttacttttcttttacttagaggccatttatttgccagtattgaaaagcttggttcacatttatgaaatgtagcaaattaatcatctgtggctttacatgtacaaagatctatttgtatcgcttttacattcctgagttaattAGACTCGCAAGTGACGTACATGTACAATTAAACAACccaggtccaggaattgttgatccaactaaaactattgccgcaccatacagtcaaggtaatgttgaagtatttggtacggcaaatgcaggcacacaaCGTGTGGCAATTGATGTCTCTGcatgttggcacttgtttaaaatttcaggaatccaataacctcttcagctgacttggttcaaattataaacattggaaataatatgtattcagctttgtcacaatcatgcaaacagggactcctatttttgacagatttgcctgttatggttataacttaagctacAGTACATTAACTGTCCAttgacatacagtgatagttatagtggtttgctaaatagtACACTTCCTCTAATTGCAGGCATTCCCTAGCtatgttatatcaatgttagctgcctttgattctttgctcatgCATAATTATCATGCACATATTTTAACAGTTGAACTTTACATagtagcaatatactgtctgcct containing:
- the LOC138007959 gene encoding uncharacterized protein produces the protein MEQMKFEDDPEYEEAQKKLLFTNGVRTALVMTSLITLFPIGIISIVFWILGRKAGRRGVKTREAENYHEAETMALTSISFGLCAVLTILICIPQLRDYGVQ